In Ptychodera flava strain L36383 chromosome 21, AS_Pfla_20210202, whole genome shotgun sequence, a genomic segment contains:
- the LOC139121819 gene encoding complement C1q subcomponent subunit B-like — MALLFTLLQCCIIATLHQLSTCLAEEQSVHSQTETIQPESQDSADTIHEAQTKHCTNSIHGVPGIPGIPGSPGPIGAPGLKGQNGEVGPMGIKGDIGPPGEGQSGSKGDKGDYGASGQMGQKGVQGKPGPKGIQGDPGQKGSTGQSGPMGPKGQQGPPGQQGQKGDKGQAGEIQHPNRTAFSASRTSTLGPVSGDTTVIYNKVYANVGNGYSLSTGKFTCSVSGVYFFMMSGMRRPTSHILYICLMKNNEKLPCVYVHNSGQRQYGSASNSVIIDLQEGDEVWVRLSSGRALYSDNDEYATFTGYLLYENSEES; from the exons ATGGCCTTGCTGTTCACTTTGCTACAGTGTTGCATCATTGCTACTTTacatcagctttcaacttgtctgGCTGAGGAGCAGAGTGTACACAGTCAGACGGAGACAATACAACCCGAAAGCCAAGACTCAGCTGACACAATCCATGAGGCTCAGACAAAACACTGTACCAACTCTATCCATGGTGTTCCTGGCATTCCAG GAATTCCCGGTAGTCCTGGACCAATAGGTGCTCCTGGTTTGAAGGGTCAAAATGGCGAGGTTGGACCAATGGGCATCAAAGGTGATATCGGACCACCAGGGGAGGGTCAATCAGGTTCAAAGGGAGATAAAGGTGACTATGGAGCAAGTGGTCAGATGGGTCAAAAAGGAGTCCAGGGCAAGCCTGGTCCAAAAGGAATACAAGGTGACCCTGGACAGAAGGGGAGTACTGGTCAAAGTGGACCAATGGGACCTAAAGGGCAGCAAGGACCACCAGGACAGCAAGGTCAGAAAGGAGATAAAGGTCAAGCTGGAGAAATACAACATCCAAATAGAACAGCATTTTCAGCATCAAGAACGTCAACACTGGGACCTGTGTCAGGTGACACAACTGTTATCTACAACAAGGTTTATGCAAATGTAGGCAATGGTTACAGTCTGTCCACTGGTAAATTCACATGCTCCGTCAGTGGTGTGTATTTCTTTATGATGTCAGGTATGAGACGCCCAACCTCTCACATCTTGTatatttgtttgatgaaaaataatgagaaattgCCATGTGTTTATGTGCACAATTCTGGACAACGTCAATATGGTTCAGCTTCAAACAGTGTCATCATAGATTTGCAGGAAGGGGATGAAGTATGGGTCAGACTTTCTAGTGGACGTGCTTTGTACAGTGACAATGATGAGTATGCAACCTTCACAGGGTATCTGCTCTATGAAAATTCAGAAGAAAGCTAA
- the LOC139121820 gene encoding complement C1q subcomponent subunit B-like: MALRFILLQCCIIATLHQLSTCLAEEQSVHSQTETIQPESRDSADTLHEAQTKQCTNSIHGVPGIPGIPGSPGPIGTPGLKGQNGEKGSPGSKGDKGDYGANGQMGQKGVQGKPGPKGVQGDPGQKGSTGQSGQTGPKGQQGPPGQQGQKGDKGQAGEIQHPNRAAFSASRTSILGPVSEDTTVIYNKVYANVGNGYSLSTGKFTCSISGVYFFMMSCMRHATPHNMYICLMKNNEKLPCVFVSNSGQRQYGAASNSVIIDLQEGDEVWVRLSSGRALYSDNDEYATLTGYLLYENSEKKARIYD, from the exons ATGGCCTTGCGGTTCATCTTGCTACAGTGTTGCATCATTGCTACTTTacatcagctttcaacttgtctgGCTGAGGAGCAGAGTGTGCACAGTCAGACGGAGACAATACAACCCGAAAGCCGAGACTCAGCTGACACACTCCATGAGGCTCAGACAAAACAATGTACCAACTCTATCCATGGTGTTCCTGGTATTCCAG GAATTCCTGGCAGTCCTGGACCGATAGGCACTCCTGGGTTGAAGGGTCAAAATGGTGAGAAAGGAAGTCCTGGTTCAAAGGGAGATAAAGGTGACTATGGAGCAAATGGTCAGATGGGTCAGAAAGGAGTCCAGGGCAAGCCTGGTCCGAAAGGAGTGCAAGGTGACCCTGGACAGAAGGGAAGTACTGGTCAAAGTGGACAAACGGGACCTAAAGGGCAGCAAGGACCACCAGGACAGCAAGGTCAGAAGGGAGATAAAGGTCAAGCTGGAGAAATACAACATCCAAATAGAGCAGCATTTTCAGCATCAAGAACGTCAATACTGGGACCTGTGTCAGAAGACACAACTGTTATCTACAACAAGGTTTATGCAAATGTAGGCAATGGTTACAGTCTGTCTACTGGTAAATTCACATGCTCCATCAGTGGTGTGTATTTCTTTATGATGTCATGTATGAGACACGCAACCCCTCACAACATGTatatttgtttgatgaaaaataatgagaaattgCCATGTGTTTTTGTAAGTAATTCTGGACAACGGCAATATGGTGCAGCTTCTAACAGTGTCATCATAGATTTGCAGGAAGGGGATGAAGTATGGGTCAGACTTTCTAGTGGACGTGCTTTGTACAGTGACAATGATGAGTATGCAACCCTCACAGGGTATCTGCTCtatgaaaattcagaaaagaaaGCTAGAATATACGATTAA